Proteins encoded by one window of Blautia faecicola:
- the rimO gene encoding 30S ribosomal protein S12 methylthiotransferase RimO, with translation MYIFFMSLGCDKNLVDSEEMLGALVSRGFEVTDDESQAEVIVVNTCCFIHDAKEESIQAILDMANYKTEGNLKALIVTGCLAQRYKEEITKEIPEVDAVLGTNSQAALLDAVDEALKGKVSHVFTPLEGIPQMPGKRMITTGGFYEYLKIAEGCDKHCTYCIIPKIRGNYRSVPMETLIEQAKQLAEQGVKELILVAQETTIYGTDLYGKKSLHLLLKELCKIPGIVWIRVLYCYPEEIYPELIETIRDEKKICHYLDLPIQHASDRILKRMGRRTSKQQLIDIVSTLRKEIPDIVLRTTLITGFPGETQEDHEELMEFVDQMEFDRLGVFTYSPEEDTPAATMEDQIPEEVKQDRQADLMELQQEISLERGEKCVGKDYLVMIEGKVADENAYVGRTYADAPGIDGYMFINTGELLMSGDFVKAHVTGSLEYDLIGEIADEYTE, from the coding sequence ATGTATATATTTTTCATGTCTCTGGGATGTGATAAGAACCTGGTAGATTCCGAGGAAATGCTTGGTGCACTGGTAAGCCGTGGATTTGAAGTGACAGATGATGAATCACAGGCAGAGGTGATCGTTGTCAACACCTGTTGTTTTATCCATGATGCAAAGGAAGAGAGTATTCAGGCGATTCTTGATATGGCGAACTATAAAACCGAGGGTAATCTGAAAGCTCTGATCGTAACCGGATGTCTGGCACAGCGTTACAAAGAAGAGATCACCAAAGAGATCCCGGAAGTGGACGCAGTTCTTGGTACCAACAGCCAGGCGGCGCTTTTAGATGCCGTAGACGAGGCTTTGAAAGGAAAAGTAAGCCACGTATTTACACCGCTGGAAGGGATTCCACAGATGCCGGGAAAACGTATGATCACAACCGGCGGTTTTTATGAATATCTGAAGATTGCAGAAGGTTGCGACAAACACTGCACCTACTGCATCATCCCGAAGATTCGCGGAAATTACCGCAGTGTTCCGATGGAAACGCTGATCGAACAGGCAAAACAGCTGGCAGAACAGGGCGTCAAGGAACTGATCCTGGTGGCGCAGGAGACTACAATCTATGGAACCGATCTTTACGGTAAGAAATCTCTGCACCTGTTATTAAAAGAGCTGTGCAAGATCCCTGGTATCGTCTGGATCCGTGTTCTGTACTGTTATCCGGAAGAAATTTATCCGGAACTGATCGAGACGATCCGCGATGAGAAGAAGATCTGTCATTACCTGGATCTGCCGATTCAGCATGCGAGCGATAGGATCTTAAAACGGATGGGAAGACGTACCTCCAAACAGCAGCTGATCGATATCGTATCCACACTTCGAAAAGAGATCCCGGATATCGTTCTTCGCACCACACTGATCACCGGTTTCCCGGGAGAGACACAGGAAGATCATGAAGAACTGATGGAATTCGTGGATCAGATGGAGTTTGACCGTCTCGGCGTATTTACCTATTCTCCGGAAGAAGACACACCGGCGGCAACCATGGAAGATCAGATCCCGGAGGAAGTCAAACAGGATCGTCAGGCAGACCTGATGGAACTGCAGCAGGAGATTTCTCTGGAACGCGGAGAAAAATGTGTCGGAAAAGACTACCTGGTAATGATCGAGGGAAAAGTAGCAGACGAGAATGCTTATGTGGGACGTACTTACGCAGATGCACCGGGAATTGACGGCTACATGTTTATCAATACCGGCGAACTTCTGATGTCCGGTGATTTTGTGAAAGCACATGTGACCGGGTCCCTGGAATATGATTTGATAGGAGAGATTGCAGATGAATACACCGAATAA
- a CDS encoding M18 family aminopeptidase yields MHNTTTEKLFSFIESSPTAFHAIETMRCRLDTEGYQPLLEGSDWNLQAGGKYYVIRNGSSIIAFRIPTAEWKGFQIMASHSDSPMFKIKENPEMEAEGHYVKLNVEKYGGMLCAPWFDRPLSVAGRLVVKEGNQIVTKLVDVKKDLVMIPSLAIHMNRDANNGVKFNPQKDLLPLYGDETAKGTFMARIAELAGVTENDILAHDLYVYSRTPGSVWGASEEYISCGRLDDLQCAFSSLEGFLHAKDGESIPLHCVFDNEEVGSSSKQGAASTLLYDTLVRICEAMGKSPAAYRRYLANSFMISADNAHAVHPNYAEKACPTNRPYMNGGIVIKYSANQKYTTDGVAAGIFQEICKRAEVPYQTFLNRSDMAGGSTLGNISNTQVALNTVDIGLPQLAMHSPYETAGSEDTGYLIRAAAYFFESSICEDGYGRYTIEHM; encoded by the coding sequence ATGCATAATACGACAACCGAAAAATTATTTTCTTTTATTGAAAGCAGTCCAACTGCATTTCATGCGATCGAAACGATGCGGTGCAGACTGGACACAGAAGGTTACCAGCCACTTCTTGAGGGAAGTGACTGGAATCTGCAGGCAGGTGGAAAATACTATGTCATCCGCAACGGTTCTTCCATCATCGCATTCCGGATCCCGACAGCGGAATGGAAAGGCTTCCAGATCATGGCAAGCCACAGTGATTCCCCGATGTTCAAGATCAAAGAGAACCCGGAGATGGAAGCGGAAGGACACTATGTAAAACTGAACGTGGAAAAATACGGCGGTATGCTTTGTGCCCCGTGGTTTGACCGCCCACTGTCCGTAGCAGGTCGTCTGGTCGTGAAAGAGGGGAACCAGATCGTCACCAAACTGGTGGATGTAAAAAAAGACCTGGTCATGATTCCAAGTCTTGCGATCCACATGAACCGTGATGCCAACAACGGCGTAAAGTTCAATCCACAGAAAGATCTGCTTCCTTTGTACGGTGATGAAACCGCCAAAGGCACTTTTATGGCACGTATTGCAGAACTTGCCGGTGTTACCGAAAATGATATTCTGGCACATGATCTCTATGTATACAGCCGGACGCCCGGAAGTGTCTGGGGTGCTTCGGAAGAATATATTTCCTGCGGTCGCTTGGATGACCTGCAGTGTGCATTTTCTTCTCTGGAAGGCTTTTTGCATGCAAAAGACGGAGAGAGTATTCCGCTGCACTGCGTCTTCGACAACGAAGAAGTAGGAAGTTCCAGCAAGCAGGGAGCCGCGTCTACTCTGCTGTATGACACGCTGGTTCGCATCTGTGAGGCAATGGGTAAATCCCCTGCCGCATACCGCAGATATCTGGCGAACAGCTTTATGATCTCCGCGGATAACGCACATGCCGTACATCCGAATTACGCGGAAAAAGCGTGTCCGACCAACCGTCCGTATATGAACGGTGGTATTGTGATCAAATACAGTGCCAACCAGAAGTATACCACCGACGGCGTGGCAGCCGGTATTTTCCAGGAGATCTGCAAGCGGGCAGAGGTTCCGTATCAGACCTTCTTAAACCGTTCGGATATGGCGGGAGGTTCTACCCTCGGCAATATCTCCAACACGCAGGTGGCGTTAAATACCGTAGATATCGGACTTCCGCAGCTCGCCATGCATTCGCCTTACGAGACAGCCGGAAGCGAGGATACCGGGTATTTGATCCGCGCAGCGGCATATTTCTTTGAAAGCTCGATCTGCGAGGACGGATACGGAAGATATACGATTGAACATATGTAA
- a CDS encoding uracil-xanthine permease family protein produces the protein MTNQTNDVIRDAKQLGIPKMLILGLQHMFAMFGATILVPILVNSYFVDACGEGPTRGLTVAVTLFCAGFGTLLFHVCSKFQVPAFLGSSFAFLGGFSTVANLNTGMYATMSVNDKAAYACGGVVVAGLMYLILALIIRLVGVKRVMRFLPPVVTGPVIICIGLSLAGSAINNASTNWFLAVVALAVIIIFNIWGKGMFKIIPILMGVVISYVVALIMNAMGITNPDGSAILNFSSVASANWVGLPPMQFAKFDVTAILVMAPIAIATMMEHVGDMSAISATVGKNFLAEPGLHRTLLGDGLATALAGFLGGPANTTYGENTGVLELSRVHDPLVIRIAACFAIIVSFIPKVSAIISTMPSSIIGGVSFMLYGMISAIGVRNVVENKVDLTKSRNLIIAGVIFVCGLGFSNGITFTIADTPITLTALAIAAIAGILLNIILPGNDYEFGVNESGDENRGIHASTGKKNA, from the coding sequence ATGACAAATCAAACAAATGATGTAATTCGCGATGCCAAACAGCTCGGTATCCCGAAAATGTTAATCCTTGGTCTGCAGCATATGTTTGCGATGTTCGGTGCAACCATCCTGGTTCCGATCCTGGTAAACAGCTACTTTGTAGATGCCTGCGGCGAAGGTCCGACACGTGGTCTGACGGTTGCTGTTACCCTGTTTTGTGCAGGTTTCGGTACTCTGTTATTCCATGTATGCTCTAAGTTCCAGGTTCCGGCTTTCCTAGGATCTTCCTTTGCTTTCTTAGGAGGATTTTCTACTGTAGCCAACTTGAACACCGGTATGTATGCAACCATGAGTGTCAATGACAAGGCAGCGTATGCCTGCGGTGGTGTAGTTGTAGCCGGACTGATGTATCTGATTCTGGCTCTGATCATCCGTCTGGTAGGTGTAAAACGCGTAATGAGATTCCTTCCTCCTGTAGTAACCGGACCGGTTATTATCTGTATCGGACTTAGTCTTGCAGGTTCTGCGATCAACAACGCGTCCACCAACTGGTTCCTTGCCGTTGTTGCTCTGGCAGTCATCATCATCTTTAACATCTGGGGAAAAGGTATGTTCAAGATCATTCCGATCCTGATGGGCGTTGTGATCTCCTATGTGGTAGCGCTGATCATGAATGCGATGGGAATCACCAATCCGGACGGATCTGCGATCCTGAACTTTTCTTCTGTAGCTTCCGCAAACTGGGTAGGTCTTCCTCCGATGCAGTTCGCAAAATTTGATGTGACAGCGATCCTGGTTATGGCTCCGATCGCTATTGCAACCATGATGGAGCACGTAGGTGATATGTCCGCAATCTCTGCAACCGTAGGAAAGAACTTCCTGGCAGAACCGGGACTTCACAGAACACTGCTTGGTGATGGTCTGGCAACTGCTCTGGCAGGTTTCCTCGGTGGACCGGCAAACACCACATACGGAGAAAATACCGGTGTACTGGAACTGAGCCGTGTCCATGATCCGCTGGTTATCCGTATCGCTGCATGCTTTGCGATCATCGTCAGCTTTATCCCGAAGGTATCTGCGATCATCAGCACCATGCCGTCATCCATCATCGGTGGTGTCAGCTTCATGCTGTATGGTATGATTTCTGCAATCGGTGTGCGTAACGTAGTAGAAAACAAAGTAGATCTGACCAAATCAAGAAACCTGATCATCGCAGGTGTGATCTTTGTCTGCGGTCTTGGATTCAGCAATGGTATCACATTTACCATCGCAGATACTCCGATCACCCTGACAGCACTTGCTATCGCAGCCATCGCAGGTATTCTGCTGAACATTATCCTGCCGGGTAACGACTACGAATTCGGTGTCAACGAGTCCGGTGATGAGAACCGTGGAATCCATGCAAGTACAGGTAAAAAGAATGCATAA
- the gmk gene encoding guanylate kinase: MSKKGSLVIISGFSGAGKGTVVKELMKNYDCYALSISATTRNPRPGEENGREYFFKTKEEFEELIRQDALYEYARYVDNYYGTPKAYVEEQLAAGKDVILEIEVQGALKVKEKNPQALLLFITPPSAEELKRRLVDRGTETMDVINGRMRRAAEESESMDRYQYLVVNNDLDTCVKEVHQLIQREHLKVSENLDLVADIQKELKEMKGE, encoded by the coding sequence ATGAGTAAAAAAGGAAGTCTGGTAATTATTTCCGGTTTTTCAGGTGCCGGAAAAGGAACCGTAGTCAAAGAACTGATGAAGAACTATGACTGCTACGCGCTGTCCATCTCAGCGACTACAAGAAATCCACGGCCGGGTGAGGAAAATGGTCGGGAGTATTTCTTTAAGACCAAGGAAGAATTTGAAGAACTGATTCGTCAGGATGCACTGTATGAATACGCACGGTATGTAGATAATTATTACGGTACACCGAAAGCCTATGTCGAAGAACAGCTGGCAGCCGGTAAAGACGTGATCCTGGAGATTGAAGTACAGGGTGCACTGAAAGTAAAAGAGAAGAATCCACAGGCACTGTTATTATTCATAACCCCGCCGTCCGCCGAAGAACTGAAACGTCGTCTGGTAGACCGTGGAACAGAAACCATGGACGTGATCAACGGTCGTATGCGCCGTGCTGCGGAAGAGTCCGAGAGCATGGATCGTTATCAGTATCTGGTCGTCAATAATGATCTGGATACCTGTGTCAAGGAAGTTCACCAGCTGATTCAGAGAGAACACCTGAAGGTGTCCGAGAATCTTGATCTGGTTGCTGATATACAAAAAGAACTCAAAGAAATGAAAGGAGAATAA
- a CDS encoding Rqc2 family fibronectin-binding protein has translation MAFDGITIANIVTELNQTITGGKINKIAQPENDELIITIKNQRKQYRLFLSASASLPLIYLTETNKPSPLTAPNFCMLLRKHIGSGKIIAVEQPGMERIIRFTIEHLNELGDLCTKYLIVEIMGKHSNIIFCNEEDQIIDSIKHVSAHMSSVREVLPGRPYFIPETQSKLNPFTLTEELFREKIFPRPMNVAKAIYTSITGISPLMAEEVCYRAGIDGGIPTDGLNDAERVHLAHTFLRMVEDIRDGHFEPNIIYKGKEPVEFSCFPLSQYQDYRSVSYPSIFPVLETYYAEKNIVTKMRQKTVDLRKIVQNALERNVKKYQLQQKQLKDTEKKEKYRVWGELLNTYGYEVELGAKSMEALNYYTNEMIKIPLDETMTPQENAKKYFDKYSKLKRTKEALDTLLQETGDEIKHLESIAASLDIASSEEDLIQIKEEMMEYGYVKRKNTGGGKKVRITSRPYHYISSDGYDIYVGKNNFQNDELSFKFASGNDWWFHAKGQPGSHVIVKSKNEELPDRTFEEAGKLAAYYSKGRQAPKVEIDYTQKKNLRKPTGGKPGFVVYYTNYSLLIEPDITGLQQVQ, from the coding sequence ATGGCTTTTGACGGAATTACAATTGCAAATATTGTAACAGAATTAAACCAGACCATCACCGGCGGCAAGATCAATAAGATCGCTCAGCCGGAAAATGATGAGTTGATCATAACCATTAAAAATCAGCGGAAACAGTACCGTTTGTTTTTATCAGCCAGTGCTTCTCTCCCGCTGATTTATCTGACCGAAACCAATAAACCAAGCCCGCTGACAGCGCCGAACTTCTGTATGCTCTTAAGAAAACATATCGGAAGCGGCAAGATCATCGCGGTAGAACAGCCCGGTATGGAACGAATCATCCGTTTTACGATCGAGCATCTGAATGAACTGGGTGATCTGTGTACCAAATATCTGATCGTGGAGATCATGGGAAAACACAGCAATATTATCTTCTGTAACGAAGAAGATCAGATCATCGACAGTATCAAGCACGTATCCGCACATATGAGTTCTGTCAGGGAAGTTCTTCCGGGACGTCCGTATTTTATCCCGGAAACCCAGTCAAAACTGAACCCGTTCACATTGACCGAAGAGCTTTTCCGGGAAAAGATTTTCCCGCGTCCGATGAATGTGGCGAAAGCGATCTATACTTCTATCACAGGCATCAGTCCGTTGATGGCGGAAGAAGTCTGCTACCGTGCCGGCATCGACGGCGGCATCCCTACGGACGGTCTTAACGATGCAGAACGGGTGCATCTGGCACATACCTTTCTTCGCATGGTGGAAGATATCCGGGACGGACATTTTGAGCCGAACATTATATATAAAGGAAAAGAGCCGGTAGAATTTTCCTGTTTCCCGTTATCTCAGTATCAGGATTACCGCTCCGTCTCCTACCCTTCGATCTTCCCGGTACTGGAGACATACTATGCTGAAAAGAATATCGTCACCAAGATGCGACAGAAAACAGTGGATCTGCGAAAGATCGTACAGAATGCGCTGGAACGAAACGTGAAAAAATATCAGTTGCAGCAAAAACAGCTCAAAGATACCGAAAAGAAAGAAAAATACCGTGTCTGGGGCGAACTGTTGAATACTTACGGCTACGAAGTAGAACTTGGGGCAAAATCCATGGAAGCGTTGAATTATTACACAAACGAGATGATCAAGATTCCACTGGATGAAACAATGACACCACAGGAAAATGCAAAGAAATATTTCGATAAATACAGTAAGTTAAAGCGAACCAAAGAGGCATTGGATACGCTTTTACAGGAAACCGGGGACGAGATCAAACATCTTGAATCCATCGCCGCTTCTCTTGATATCGCATCTTCGGAAGAAGATCTGATACAGATCAAAGAAGAGATGATGGAATACGGTTATGTAAAACGGAAAAATACAGGTGGCGGCAAAAAAGTACGAATCACCTCCCGCCCGTATCATTATATTTCCAGCGATGGATATGATATCTATGTCGGAAAAAATAATTTTCAGAATGACGAGCTTTCCTTTAAATTTGCTTCCGGCAACGACTGGTGGTTTCACGCCAAAGGGCAGCCGGGATCGCATGTGATTGTAAAATCCAAAAATGAAGAACTTCCGGACCGTACCTTTGAGGAGGCCGGCAAACTGGCTGCTTACTACTCCAAAGGCCGACAGGCACCGAAAGTGGAAATTGATTATACACAGAAGAAAAATCTCCGGAAGCCAACTGGCGGGAAACCGGGATTTGTCGTATATTATACCAACTATTCTCTTCTGATCGAGCCGGACATCACGGGACTTCAGCAGGTACAGTAA
- a CDS encoding YicC/YloC family endoribonuclease, which translates to MIKSMTGFGRAEAQDEQHKFTVEIKSVNHRYLDFNIKMPKKLSFFDSAIRTLLKEYMLRGKVDVFISYEDFTQSHMILQYNREVAGQYMAYFKEMADTFGIRNDITAAELGRFQDVFTMEEADSDEKELWGLLEQVLRKACEQFVTTRKTEGENLRTDLVQKLDQMLEKVGMVEERSPQILQEYRQKLEDKMKELLGDTQIEESRIASEVIIYADKICTDEETVRLKSHIQHMKDVLAEGEGIGRKLDFIAQEMNREANTILSKANDLETSNLAIDLKTEIEKVREQIQNIE; encoded by the coding sequence ATGATTAAAAGCATGACAGGATTTGGAAGAGCCGAGGCACAGGACGAGCAGCACAAATTTACGGTTGAGATCAAATCCGTAAATCATCGGTATCTGGACTTTAATATCAAGATGCCGAAAAAGCTCAGCTTTTTTGACAGTGCGATCCGTACACTGCTGAAAGAGTACATGCTGAGAGGAAAGGTTGATGTATTTATCAGCTACGAGGATTTTACACAGTCTCATATGATTCTGCAGTATAATCGGGAAGTAGCCGGTCAGTACATGGCTTACTTTAAGGAGATGGCAGATACCTTTGGTATCCGTAATGACATCACCGCAGCGGAGCTTGGCAGGTTCCAGGATGTATTTACAATGGAAGAAGCGGATTCGGATGAAAAAGAATTATGGGGGCTTCTGGAACAAGTTCTCCGGAAAGCCTGCGAACAGTTTGTTACAACACGGAAAACAGAAGGGGAAAACCTCCGCACTGATCTTGTGCAGAAACTTGATCAGATGCTTGAAAAAGTTGGAATGGTGGAGGAGCGTTCACCGCAGATTCTCCAGGAGTACCGGCAGAAACTGGAAGATAAGATGAAAGAACTATTAGGCGATACGCAGATCGAAGAGAGCCGGATCGCATCGGAAGTGATCATCTATGCAGACAAGATCTGTACAGATGAGGAAACCGTTCGCCTGAAAAGTCATATCCAGCATATGAAAGATGTACTTGCCGAGGGCGAGGGGATCGGTCGGAAACTGGATTTCATCGCACAGGAGATGAACCGGGAGGCAAACACGATACTGTCCAAGGCAAATGATCTCGAGACATCCAACCTGGCAATCGACCTGAAGACAGAGATTGAGAAAGTGCGGGAACAGATTCAAAATATTGAATAG
- the pgsA gene encoding CDP-diacylglycerol--glycerol-3-phosphate 3-phosphatidyltransferase, with product MNTPNKLTMLRVILIPFFVVFLLGNFGTWSKWVALAIFIVASLTDMLDGYLARRDNLVTNFGKFMDPLADKLLVCSAMICLVDMSRIPSWIVIIIIGREFVISGFRLIASDNGVVIAANYWGKCKTVCQMFMIIVLIANLGGGFVVVEQILIYASLILTVISLITYLWQNRSVLSMQE from the coding sequence ATGAATACACCGAATAAACTTACGATGCTTCGTGTTATTTTGATTCCGTTTTTTGTAGTATTTCTTCTTGGAAATTTTGGCACCTGGTCCAAATGGGTGGCACTTGCCATCTTTATCGTAGCCAGCCTGACCGATATGCTGGATGGCTATCTGGCACGCCGCGATAATCTGGTGACCAATTTTGGGAAATTCATGGATCCGCTGGCAGATAAGCTGCTGGTTTGCTCCGCAATGATCTGTCTGGTTGACATGTCCCGGATCCCGAGCTGGATCGTTATCATCATCATCGGACGTGAGTTTGTGATCAGCGGTTTCCGTCTGATCGCTTCCGATAACGGTGTCGTGATCGCAGCCAACTACTGGGGAAAATGCAAAACCGTCTGCCAGATGTTTATGATCATCGTCCTGATCGCGAACCTTGGTGGTGGATTTGTGGTTGTGGAACAGATCCTGATCTATGCTTCTCTGATCCTGACCGTGATTTCCCTGATCACCTATCTGTGGCAGAACCGCAGTGTTCTTTCCATGCAGGAATAA
- a CDS encoding DUF370 domain-containing protein — protein MAGFINIGFGNIVNRDKIVAVVNPDAAPVKRMVQQGKEEKKVIDATQGRRTKAVLVTQEGFLVLSALQPDTIGKRLHAEKIIEEKGDLDE, from the coding sequence ATGGCCGGTTTTATTAATATCGGATTCGGTAATATTGTCAACCGGGACAAAATCGTTGCCGTAGTCAATCCGGATGCTGCCCCGGTAAAACGGATGGTGCAGCAGGGAAAAGAAGAAAAGAAAGTGATTGATGCTACCCAGGGAAGACGGACAAAAGCGGTGCTTGTCACCCAGGAAGGATTTCTGGTTTTGTCGGCATTGCAGCCGGATACCATCGGGAAGCGTCTTCATGCAGAAAAAATTATAGAAGAAAAAGGTGATCTGGATGAGTAA
- the rpoZ gene encoding DNA-directed RNA polymerase subunit omega has product MIHPSYTELIQAVNKDVEESDTPVCNSRYSIVLATSKRARQLIAGAEPMVNYPLNKPLSIAVEEVYKGKVNIIPDSEDVEEAEAEAALEKELETEEEAAEETTEE; this is encoded by the coding sequence ATGATACATCCATCTTATACAGAATTAATTCAGGCAGTAAACAAAGACGTTGAGGAGAGTGATACTCCTGTATGTAACAGCCGTTACTCCATCGTACTTGCTACCAGTAAACGTGCAAGACAGCTGATCGCAGGTGCAGAACCGATGGTAAATTATCCGCTGAACAAACCGCTGTCTATCGCAGTAGAAGAGGTTTACAAAGGAAAAGTAAATATCATTCCGGACAGCGAAGATGTAGAAGAGGCTGAGGCAGAAGCAGCTCTGGAAAAAGAACTGGAAACTGAAGAGGAAGCAGCAGAAGAAACTACAGAAGAGTAA